The following are encoded together in the Scomber scombrus chromosome 7, fScoSco1.1, whole genome shotgun sequence genome:
- the iglon5 gene encoding igLON family member 5, with the protein MQRSSVHGAEFGHLPDNITVLEGESVTLRCRIDEEVTHKAWLNRSNILFTGTDKWSLEKRVTLVNSNNSDFSIHIDNVQVTDEGPYTCTFQANNMPRIAHVYLIVQVPARIVNISKNVSVNEGEDVNLFCLAVGRPEPTVTWKDQKYGLVSDGEFLDITEIKRQQAEDYECITNNGVAPPDQRKVKVTVNYPPMITDMKNMPAHLGKTAILRCEAMAVPPASFEWYRDDHRPVESDNTLRIKNEKTRSLLLFTNVTEKHFGNYTCFASNRLGASNASMLLFRPGAIQGRGTGLQAGMSVGICVLVSLYTVLLLKV; encoded by the exons ATGTCGGATTGATGAGGAGGTGACCCACAAGGCCTGGCTGAACCGCTCTAACATCCTGTTCACGGGGACAGACAAGTGGTCGCTGGAAAAGCGGGTGACGCTGGTCAACAGTAACAACAGCGACTTCTCCATCCACATCGACAATGTGCAAGTAACTGACGAGGGGCCTTACACCTGCACTTTCCAGGCCAATAACATGCCCCGCATCGCCCACGTCTACCTCATCGTCCAAG TGCCGGCCAGAATCGTCAACATCTCCAAAAACGTGTCGGTCAACGAAGGAGAAGATGTAAACCTCTTTTGTTTGGCAGTGGGCCGGCCTGAACCCACCGTCACCTGGAAAGACCAGAAAT ATGGGTTGGTGAGTGACGGGGAGTTCCTGGACATCACAGAGATCAAGAGGCAGCAGGCCGAGGACTACGAATGCATCACCAACAATGGAGTAGCTCCACCAGATCAGCGCAAGGTCAAAGTCACAGTCAACT ACCCTCCCATGATCACAGATATGAAGAACATGCCAGCCCATTTGGGTAAGACGGCCATTTTGCGCTGCGAAGCCATGGCAGTACCACCAGCCTCTTTTGAATGGTACAGAGATGACCACAG GCCGGTAGAGAGTGACAACACCCTGAGGATCAAAAACGAGAAGACGCGCTCGCTGTTGCTGTTCACCAATGTGACAGAGAAACACTTTGGCAACTACACTTGCTTTGCCTCAAACCGTCTGGGGGCTTCCAACGCCAGCATGCTGCTTTTTC GACCGGGGGCCATACAGGGGCGAGGGACCGGTTTACAAGCGGGGATGAGTGTCGGCATCTGTGTTTTGGTTTCCCTCTACACTGTTCTTCTGCTGAAGGTTTAA